From a region of the Cucumis sativus cultivar 9930 chromosome 6, Cucumber_9930_V3, whole genome shotgun sequence genome:
- the LOC101204202 gene encoding probable receptor-like protein kinase At5g18500, producing MAPDLNTTLSKKTFVFGMKVWVFTGILVGVFIVIVLVVLSICVVTSRRKSRRVSGMLPLSRISIASKEIKEIGVDHVSAIQHGPVPHDGFDTESEKVLLYSNKAYNYSISSSVDNTEIYAIGSGEGSKEASVLHRPSDSIPPDPSPLAGLPEFSQLGWGHWFTLRDLELATMQFSNDNIIGEGGYGVVYRGHLINGTPVAVKKLLNVGQAEREFKVEVEAFGHVRHKNLVRLLGYCIEGTHRMLVYEYVDNGNLEQWLHGALCHHGYLTWEARIRILLGTAKALAYLHEAIEPKIVHRDIKASNILIDDEFNAKLSDFGLAKLLGSGKSHITTRVMGTFGYVAPEYAKSGLLNEKSDVYSFGVVLLEAITGRDPVDYSRPAHEVNLVDWLKMMVGSKRSEEVVDPNIERKPSISELKRVLLTALRCVDPDADKRPKMSQVSRMLESEEYPIRRQDRRPRKGHATATKKEPEKQERGPRRHR from the exons ATGGCACCTGATCTAAACACAACACTTTCCAAGAAGACGTTTGTTTTTGGTATGAAGGTATGGGTGTTTACTGGAATCTTGGTGGGGGTGTTTATTGTAATAGTCCTTGTGGTTCTATCAATATGTGTGGTTACTTCACGAAGAAAATCTAGAAGGGTAAGTGGGATGCTTCCTCTCAGCCGTATTTCCATAGCATCAAAGGAAATCAAGGAGATTGGAGTGGATCATGTTTCAGCAATCCAGCACGGCCCTGTCCCCCACGATGGATTCGACACGGAATCGGAAAAAGTTCTTTTGTATTCAAACAAGGCATATAATTACAGCATATCAAGCTCAGTTGATAACACAGAGATATATGCTATTGGCTCTGGAGAAGGAAGCAAGGAAGCAAGTGTTTTGCATAGGCCTTCAGATTCAATACCACCGGATCCTTCGCCACTCGCCGGTCTGCCAGAATTCTCACAACTGGGATGGGGTCACTGGTTCACCTTAAGAGACCTGGAACTTGCAACAATGCAGTTTTcaaatgataatataattgGGGAGGGAGGATATGGAGTTGTTTACCGAGGTCATCTGATCAATGGGACACCTGTGGCTGtcaaaaaacttttaaatgt AGGACAAGCGGAAAGGGAATTCAAGGTGGAAGTAGAAGCGTTTGGGCATGTGCGACACAAAAACTTAGTTCGGCTGCTGGGATACTGCATTGAAGGAACACATAG gATGCTAGTATATGAGTACGTAGATAATGGAAATCTAGAGCAGTGGCTTCACGGAGCCCTATGTCATCATGGATATCTCACTTGGGAAGCAAGAATCAGAATTCTCCTTGGTACTGCTAAGGC ATTGGCATATTTGCATGAGGCAATCGAGCCAAAAATCGTGCATCGAGATATCAAGGCGAGCAACATATTGATTGATGATGAGTTTAATGCAAAGCTATCAGACTTTGGGCTAGCTAAATTACTCGGTTCTGGGAAGAGTCACATTACCACCAGAGTTATGGGTACGTTTGG ATATGTGGCACCAGAATATGCCAAATCTGGACTTCTAAATGAGAAGAGTGATGTTTATAGTTTTGGAGTGGTCCTTTTAGAAGCAATTACTGGAAGAGACCCCGTCGATTATAGTCGCCCAGCACATGAG GTAAATTTGGTGGATTGGCTAAAGATGATGGTGGGAAGCAAACGGTCAGAAGAGGTGGTAGATccaaatatagaaagaaaaccaTCAATTAGTGAACTGAAGCGAGTTCTCTTGACTGCTTTGAGGTGTGTGGATCCAGATGCTGATAAGAGGCCTAAGATGAGCCAAGTTTCTCGCATGCTTGAGTCTGAAGAATATCCAATTCGTCGACAG GACCGAAGACCCAGAAAGGGCCATGCTACTGCGACCAAAAAGGAACCTGAGAAACAGGAGAGAGGACCAAGACGACACAGATAA